A genomic stretch from Halichoerus grypus chromosome 5, mHalGry1.hap1.1, whole genome shotgun sequence includes:
- the LOC118544138 gene encoding lymphocyte antigen 6H, whose product MLPAAMNGLGLVLLAALLCSAPAHGLWCQDCTLTTNSSHCTPKQCQPSDTVCASVRITDPSSSRKDHSVNKMCASSCDFVKRHFFSDYLMGFINSGILKVDVDCCGGDLCNGGPGAGGSLWALAGGLLLSLGPALLGAGP is encoded by the exons ATGCTGCCTGCAGCCATGAACGGCCTCGGCCTGGTGCTGCTGGCCGCCCTGCTGTGCTCTGCGCCCG CTCATGGCCTGTGGTGCCAGGACTGCACCCTGACCACCAACTCGAGCCATTGCACCCCAAAGCAGTGCCAGCCGTCGGATACAGTGTGCGCCAGCGTCCGGATCACCGACCCCAGTAGCA GCAGGAAGGATCATTCCGTGAACAAGATGTGCGCCTCATCCTGTGACTTCGTGAAGCGACACTTCTTCTCAGACTATCTGATGGGCTTCATTAACTCTGGGATCTTAAAAGTGGACGTGGACTGTTGCGGGGGAGACCTGTGCAacggggggccgggggcggggggcagcctCTGGGCCCTGGCCGGGGGCCTCCTGCTCAGCCTCGGGCCCGCCCTCCTCGGGGCTGGGCCCTGA